One part of the Anopheles merus strain MAF chromosome 3L, AmerM5.1, whole genome shotgun sequence genome encodes these proteins:
- the LOC121599345 gene encoding mantle protein-like: protein MKAFIVFTMALALASAKAVENSNKEKRGLWDLGSAQHESYESYGYDHQQSHGYYGNDYAEKEVKQIITKKVPVPYPVEVEKHVPVEVKVPYPVEVEKKVPVVVEKKVPVYVEKKYPVHVDRPYPVEVKYPVHVPVYQKEYVEVPKPYEVHVDKPYPVYVKEPVYVEKPVPFTVLIKKEHKKPFWG from the exons ATGAAG GCGTTCATTGTATTCACCATGGCCCTGGCCCTTGCCAGCGCAAAGGCAGTCGAAAACTCCAACAAGGAAAAGCGAGGACTGTGGGATCTGGGATCGGCTCAGCATGAATCGTACGAAAGCTACGGCTATGACCATCAGCAGTCCCATGGATACTACGGCAACGACTACGCCGAGAAGGAGGTGAAACAGATCATCACCAAGAAGGTCCCAGTTCCGTACCCAGTGGAGGTCGAGAAGCACGTTCCAGTCGAGGTGAAGGTCCCGTACCCAGTTGAGGTCGAGAAGAAGGTCCCGGTCGTCGTTGAGAAGAAGGTCCCGGTGTACGTGGAGAAGAAGTACCCAGTCCACGTTGATCGTCCATACCCGGTGGAAGTGAAATACCCAGTCCATGTCCCGGTGTACCAGAAGGAGTACGTCGAAGTGCCAAAGCCATACGAAGTTCATGTCGATAAGCCCTACCCGGTGTACGTGAAGGAGCCAGTGTACGTCGAGAAGCCAGTCCCGTTCACTGTCCTCATCAAGAAGGAGCACAAGAAGCCGTTCTGGGGCTAA
- the LOC121599461 gene encoding mantle protein-like, with protein MKAFIVFTMALALASAKAVENSNKEKRGLWDLGSAQHESYESYGYDHQQSHGYYGNDYAEKEVKQIITKKVPVPYPVEVEKHVPVEVKVPYPVEVEKKVPVVVEKKVPVYVEKKYPVHVDRPYPVEVKYPVHVPVYQKEYVEVPKPYEVHVDKPYPVYVKEPVYVEKPVPFTVLIKKEHKKPFFG; from the exons ATGAAG GCGTTCATTGTATTCACCATGGCCCTGGCCCTTGCCAGCGCAAAGGCAGTCGAAAACTCCAACAAGGAAAAGCGAGGACTGTGGGATCTGGGATCGGCTCAGCATGAATCGTACGAGAGCTACGGCTATGACCATCAGCAGTCCCATGGATACTACGGCAACGACTACGCCGAGAAGGAGGTGAAACAGATCATCACCAAGAAGGTCCCAGTTCCGTACCCAGTGGAGGTCGAGAAGCACGTTCCAGTCGAGGTGAAGGTCCCGTACCCAGTTGAGGTCGAGAAGAAGGTCCCGGTCGTCGTTGAGAAGAAGGTCCCGGTGTACGTGGAGAAGAAGTACCCAGTCCACGTTGATCGTCCATACCCGGTGGAAGTGAAATACCCAGTCCATGTCCCGGTGTACCAGAAGGAGTACGTCGAAGTGCCAAAGCCATACGAAGTTCATGTCGATAAGCCCTACCCGGTGTACGTGAAGGAGCCAGTGTACGTCGAGAAGCCAGTCCCGTTCACTGTCCTCATCAAGAAGGAGCACAAGAAGCCATTCTTCGGCTGA
- the LOC121599464 gene encoding titin-like: protein MKAFIVFSVVLALASAGAVENSNKEKRGLWELGSAQHDSYESYGYDHQQSHGYYGNDYVQKEVKQIITKKVPVPYPVEVEKHVPVEVKVPYPVEVEKKVPVVVEKKVPVYVEKKVPVHVDRPYPVEVKVPVHVPVYKKEYVEVPKPYAVHVEKPYPVYVKQPVYVEKQVPVTVHIKEHHKKPFWG from the exons ATGAAG GCGTTCATTGTGTTCTCTGTGGTCCTGGCCCTTGCCAGCGCGGGTGCAGTCGAAAACTCCAACAAGGAAAAGCGAGGACTGTGGGAACTGGGATCGGCTCAGCACGATTCGTACGAGAGCTACGGATATGACCATCAGCAGTCCCATGGATACTACGGCAACGACTACGTCCAGAAGGAGGTGAAACAGATCATCACCAAGAAGGTTCCAGTGCCGTACCCAGTGGAGGTCGAGAAGCACGTTCCAGTCGAGGTGAAGGTCCCGTACCCAGTTGAGGTCGAGAAGAAGGTCCCGGTCGTCGTTGAGAAGAAGGTCCCGGTGTACGTGGAGAAGAAGGTCCCAGTGCACGTTGACCGTCCATACCCAGTTGAGGTGAAGGTCCCAGTCCATGTCCCGGTCTACAAGAAGGAGTATGTCGAGGTCCCGAAGCCATACGCAGTTCATGTCGAGAAGCCTTACCCAGTGTACGTGAAGCAGCCAGTGTACGTCGAGAAGCAGGTCCCAGTGACGGTGCACATTAAGGAGCACCACAAGAAGCCGTTCTGGGGTTGA
- the LOC121599462 gene encoding titin-like isoform X3 produces MKAFIVFSVVLALASAGAVENSNKEKRGLWELGSAQHDSYESYGYDHQQSHGYYGNDYVQKEVKQVITKKVPVPYPVEVEKHVPVEVKVPYPVEVEKKVPVVVEKKVPVYVEKKVPVHVDRPYPVEVKVPVHVPVYKKEYVEVPKPYAVHVEKPYPVYVKQPVYVEKQVPVTVHIKEHHKKPFWG; encoded by the exons ATGAAG GCGTTCATTGTGTTCTCTGTGGTCCTGGCTCTTGCCAGCGCGGGTGCAGTCGAAAACTCCAACAAGGAAAAGCGAGGACTGTGGGAACTGGGATCGGCTCAGCACGATTCGTACGAGAGCTACGGATATGACCATCAGCAGTCCCATGGATACTACGGCAACGACTACGTCCAGAAGGAGGTGAAACAGGTCATCACCAAGAAGGTTCCAGTGCCGTACCCAGTGGAGGTCGAGAAGCACGTTCCAGTCGAGGTGAAGGTCCCGTACCCAGTTGAGGTCGAGAAGAAGGTCCCGGTCGTCGTTGAGAAGAAGGTCCCGGTGTACGTGGAGAAGAAGGTCCCAGTGCACGTTGACCGTCCATACCCAGTTGAGGTGAAGGTCCCAGTCCATGTCCCGGTCTACAAGAAGGAGTATGTCGAGGTCCCGAAGCCATACGCAGTTCATGTCGAGAAGCCTTACCCAGTGTACGTGAAGCAGCCAGTGTACGTCGAGAAGCAGGTCCCAGTGACGGTGCACATCAAGGAGCACCACAAGAAGCCATTCTGGGGTTGA
- the LOC121599462 gene encoding mantle protein-like isoform X1, with protein MKAFIVFTMALALASAKAVENSNKEKRGLWDLGSAQHESYESYGYDHQQSHGYYDNDYAEKEVKQIITKKVPVPYPVEVEKHVPVEVKVPYPVEVEKKVPVVVEKKVPVYVEKKYPVHVDRPYPVEVKYPVHVPVYQKEYVEVPKPYEVHVDKPYPVYVKEPVYVEKPVPFTVLIKKEHKKPFFG; from the exons ATGAAG GCGTTCATTGTATTCACCATGGCCCTGGCCCTTGCCAGCGCAAAGGCAGTCGAAAACTCCAACAAGGAAAAGCGAGGACTGTGGGATCTGGGATCGGCTCAGCATGAATCGTACGAGAGCTACGGCTATGACCATCAGCAGTCCCATGGATACTACGACAACGACTACGCCGAGAAGGAGGTGAAACAGATCATCACCAAGAAGGTCCCAGTTCCGTACCCAGTGGAGGTCGAGAAGCACGTTCCAGTCGAGGTGAAGGTCCCGTACCCAGTTGAGGTCGAGAAGAAGGTCCCGGTCGTCGTTGAGAAGAAGGTCCCGGTGTACGTGGAGAAGAAGTACCCAGTCCACGTTGATCGTCCATACCCGGTGGAAGTGAAATACCCAGTCCATGTCCCGGTGTACCAGAAGGAGTACGTTGAAGTGCCAAAGCCATACGAAGTTCATGTCGATAAGCCCTACCCGGTGTACGTGAAGGAGCCAGTGTACGTCGAGAAGCCAGTCCCGTTCACTGTCCTCATCAAGAAGGAGCACAAGAAGCCATTCTTCGGCTAA
- the LOC121599463 gene encoding titin-like, producing MKAFIVFSVVLALASAGAVENSNKEKRGLWELGSAQHDSYESYGYDHQQSHGYYGNDYVQKEVKQVITKKVPVPYPVEVEKHVPVEVKVPYPVEVEKKVPVVVEKKVPVYVEKKVPVHVDRPYPVEVKVPVHVPVYKKEYVEVPKPYAVHVEKPYPVYVKQPVYVEKQVPVTVHIKEHHKKPFWG from the exons ATGAAG GCGTTCATTGTGTTCTCTGTGGTCCTGGCCCTTGCCAGCGCGGGTGCAGTCGAAAACTCCAACAAGGAAAAGCGAGGACTGTGGGAACTGGGATCGGCTCAGCACGATTCGTACGAGAGCTACGGATATGACCATCAGCAGTCCCATGGATACTACGGCAACGACTACGTCCAGAAGGAGGTGAAACAGGTCATCACCAAGAAGGTTCCAGTGCCGTACCCAGTGGAGGTCGAGAAGCACGTTCCAGTCGAGGTGAAGGTCCCGTACCCAGTTGAGGTCGAGAAGAAGGTCCCGGTCGTCGTTGAGAAGAAGGTCCCGGTGTACGTGGAGAAGAAGGTCCCAGTGCACGTTGACCGTCCATACCCAGTTGAGGTGAAGGTCCCAGTCCATGTCCCGGTCTACAAGAAGGAGTATGTCGAGGTCCCGAAGCCATACGCAGTTCATGTCGAGAAGCCTTACCCAGTGTACGTGAAGCAGCCAGTGTACGTCGAGAAGCAGGTCCCAGTGACGGTGCACATTAAGGAGCACCACAAGAAGCCGTTCTGGGGTTGA
- the LOC121599466 gene encoding titin-like isoform X1: MKAFIVFSVVLALASAGAVENSNKEKRGLWELGSAQHDSYESYGYDHQQSHGYYGNDYVQKEVKQVITKKVPVPYPVEVEKHVPVEVKVPYPVEVEKKVPVVVEKKVPVYVEKKVPVHVDRPYPVEVKVPVHVPVYKKEYVEVPKPYAVHVEKPYPVYVKQPVYVEKQVPVTVHIKEHHKKPFWG, from the exons ATGAAG GCGTTCATTGTGTTCTCTGTGGTCCTGGCTCTTGCCAGCGCGGGTGCAGTTGAAAACTCCAACAAGGAAAAGCGAGGACTGTGGGAACTGGGATCGGCTCAGCACGATTCGTACGAGAGCTACGGATATGACCATCAGCAGTCCCATGGATACTACGGCAACGACTACGTCCAGAAGGAGGTGAAACAGGTCATCACCAAGAAGGTTCCAGTGCCGTACCCAGTGGAGGTCGAGAAGCACGTTCCAGTCGAGGTGAAGGTCCCGTACCCAGTTGAGGTCGAGAAGAAGGTCCCGGTCGTCGTTGAGAAGAAGGTCCCGGTGTACGTGGAGAAGAAGGTCCCAGTGCACGTTGACCGTCCATACCCAGTTGAGGTGAAGGTCCCAGTCCATGTCCCGGTCTACAAGAAGGAGTATGTCGAGGTCCCGAAGCCATACGCAGTTCATGTCGAGAAGCCTTACCCAGTGTACGTGAAGCAGCCAGTGTACGTCGAGAAGCAGGTCCCAGTGACGGTGCACATCAAGGAGCACCACAAGAAGCCATTCTGGGGTTGA
- the LOC121599465 gene encoding mantle protein-like isoform X1, giving the protein MKAFIVFTMALALASAKAVENSNKEKRGLWDLGSAQHESYESYGYDHQQSHGYYGNDYAEKEEKQIITKKVPVPYPVEVEKHVPVEVKVPYPVEVEKKVPVVVEKKVPVYVEKKYPVHVDRPYPVEVKYPVHVPVYQKEYVEVPKPYEVHVDKPYPVYVKEPVYVEKPVPFTVLIKKEHKKPFFG; this is encoded by the exons ATGAAG GCGTTCATTGTATTCACCATGGCCCTGGCCCTTGCCAGCGCAAAGGCAGTCGAAAACTCCAACAAGGAAAAGCGAGGACTGTGGGATCTGGGATCGGCTCAGCATGAATCGTACGAGAGCTACGGCTATGACCATCAGCAGTCCCATGGATACTACGGCAACGACTACGCCGAGAAGGAGGAGAAACAGATCATCACCAAGAAGGTCCCAGTTCCGTACCCAGTGGAGGTCGAGAAGCACGTTCCAGTCGAGGTGAAGGTCCCGTACCCAGTTGAGGTCGAGAAGAAGGTCCCGGTCGTCGTTGAGAAGAAGGTCCCGGTGTACGTGGAGAAGAAGTACCCAGTCCACGTTGATCGTCCATACCCGGTGGAAGTGAAATACCCAGTCCATGTCCCGGTGTACCAGAAGGAGTACGTTGAAGTGCCAAAGCCATACGAAGTTCATGTCGATAAGCCCTACCCGGTGTACGTGAAGGAGCCAGTGTACGTCGAGAAGCCAGTCCCGTTCACTGTCCTCATCAAGAAGGAGCACAAGAAGCCATTCTTCGGCTAA